The sequence ctagatgaaataattgtccgatttcagccagtttcaacaggcttggtagTTGGCcgaaataatataatatgtaccaaatttcatcgaaatatcttcaaaattgcgacctgtactctgcgcacaaggtttacatggacagccagccattcagccgaccagacggacggacggacatcgtttaatcgactcagaaagtgattttaagtcgatcggtatactttaaggtgggtgttagactaatatttttgattaaaaaaaatttatattgaaatatcattggataaaagacgaaatgcgcaagataggatttgattttagacctatggtttcttggggaaaatttcttagaattttccatagaatgcgtttctgctatatgatttttcgtgaaaaaaatcgacttaccctaatatacatacatacatatcactTTATATAGAATTAATGAtgggaacgaaattattttgcaGATGGTGGTACCGAAAAGAGCAGCTCTTTTGCTAGATCGTCTAATGGTGGCTCTTCATCATGCCCTGGAAAAAGAACACAGTGGTAGTGCGAGATTAAGTGAGttttataacaacaaaaacaacaacaacaacaataataataaaaatattccaaCTGGAGTCAATGAACGCAACAAGGGAAACGACAAAGATGACAGCATGCAGGACAATAAAGGTGATGACAATTCAGAATATCTAAatctcttttttttgttgttgtttctatttcaaataaataataatgcaaATGCCTGTGTGCATGTGcgtgtgtttgtatttatatatgtatttatttagattCTCCATATCTTGCCATGTACAGCGATGATGATCCAACTGTTATGATGGACTATGATTTCAAAGATCTCAATTCGATAAATCGAGCTACAGGCGAAACTGTAAGTTGGATTATTAAAGCTTAAGTTGATTTGAGAGATTTTTGGGCATGAGTaagaaaatttcagttaatGGCACAGAGCTTTCAGAGAAGAGCGAACGTGGGCTTGGATTTGGGTGGCGATATGGGAGTGGAGGGTGTTTCATCATTATTAGATGCATCATCTTCATCGGCACTCAGTAGGGGACTTCTAAATGGATACAATGGCGGTGATATAAGTGTCGGTGGTGTTGGCGGTGTTGTTGGTGTGGGGGGAGGACGAACAGCAACTTCGTACTGGCGTTGTTATTTTAATGCTGTGAGTTGTTTTTAAGCATCCGTCAAAGCTAAACCTTAAATTagaaacatatacatacatagatataaataataaaacaagcaTTATAAACCTCAatatttgtaaaagaaaatatttcaaatttatttcgtaTAACTAATTAtagatgaataaaaataaataatcaatTAAAACAATTGCTCACAATGTGGACCATTGCATAGAAATTTTTACGAAAcctaagttttgataaaaatttgctGCCATTTTGTAACTCTCATTGTGAGTTCCTTTTAAATACTCGtacatatttgttgttattttattcgTGTATCTTTGAAGTTCTATCTgcgtatgtatgtttttatactTATTTGTCGTATAATTAATTAGATTTAAATATACAAttacatgtgtatgtatgtacttatacTTATACcgatgtatatatatataatttacacaaatatgaatatatgtatttatta comes from Calliphora vicina chromosome 2, idCalVici1.1, whole genome shotgun sequence and encodes:
- the AstCC gene encoding CAR1 transcription factor — its product is MSERVQQTIRSTYTSSGGFLLLLLLFQTVQPLFSLHNAQHYNKRLPQVGGSENLPADKRTLTSRSGIGGSAGQPEEIFSASDQLESNYDEYPMVVPKRAALLLDRLMVALHHALEKEHSGSARLSEFYNNKNNNNNNNNKNIPTGVNERNKGNDKDDSMQDNKDSPYLAMYSDDDPTVMMDYDFKDLNSINRATGETLMAQSFQRRANVGLDLGGDMGVEGVSSLLDASSSSALSRGLLNGYNGGDISVGGVGGVVGVGGGRTATSYWRCYFNAVSCF